One genomic segment of Panicum virgatum strain AP13 chromosome 2N, P.virgatum_v5, whole genome shotgun sequence includes these proteins:
- the LOC120662816 gene encoding uncharacterized mitochondrial protein AtMg00810-like, producing MGSPVADATAYRSLAGALQYLTFTRPDITYAVQQVCLHMHDPRESHLAAMKRLLRYVRGTVDHGLVFHQSTSAELVVYTDADWAGCPDTRRSTSGYAIFLGGNLVSWSSKWQPVVSRSSAEAEYWTVANGVAEY from the exons ATGGGCTCACCTGTTGCAGATGCTACCGCCTACCGGAGTCTTGCtggtgccttgcagtacctcactttCACCCGCCCGGACATCACGTATGCGGTTCAGCAGGTTTGCCTTCATATGCACGATCCCAGAGAGTCACATCTTGCTGCTATGAAGCGCCTCCTGCGGTATGTCCGTGGCACTGTTGACCACGGCCTGGTGTTTCACCAGTCTACTTCcgctgagctggttgtctacaccgacgctgactgggcgggTTGTCCGGACAcccgccgctccacttccggctacgccatCTTCTTGGGCGGCAACCTCGTCTCTTGGTCGTCCAAGTGGCAGccagttgtctcccgctccagtgccgaggcggagtactgGACGGTCGcgaacggcgtggcggag TATTGA
- the LOC120662817 gene encoding skin secretory protein xP2-like: MDAVFPPIAAPAAAPVPCAAGGTLLQPALSDAAAALPDRVWPPHGATVAPLLQPASRVAAAPLPGYAWPPQGATAEPAAGEATGAAPAAPAALAAAIGAGPAASAAAAAAPAAVAAAAATPAGAVAAELLHALAVAHGHGARTPTAAARPTSRLRQRHCRALLPGRGLPCLPGRAAGERGCAVRVAGSRGASSRAAAPLLEPPVGAPPPLQPPAGAAPHLQLRLPSLGASPLRGGLLPSTFAAPVPSYGLGMPPADAPHATATWATAVAAASVAGAPAQVVPAVAPPALGAPAMGAFPLAATAPPPGPSGGGGDRSGRRRRRGRGRQTAPTPPVAPAGVP, from the exons ATGGATGCAGTTTTCCCA CCGAtcgccgcccctgccgccgcccctgtgcctTGCGCGGCCGGCGGCACCTTGCTGCAGCCGGCGTTgagcgacgccgcggcggccttgCCTGATCGCGTGTGGCCGCCCCACGGCGCCACCGTCGCCCCTTTGCTGCAGCCGGCGTCGAGGGTCGCCGCGGCGCCCCTGCCTGGCTACGCGTGGCCGCCCCAAGGGGCCACCGCCGAGCCTGCCGCTGGCGAGGCCacgggcgccgcccctgctgcccCCGCGGCCCTTGCTGCCGCGATCGGTGCGGGCCCGGCTGCCTCTGCTGCAGCCGCTGCTGCCCCTGCTGCCGTTGCCGCAGCTGCTGCTACCCCCGCGGGTGCGGTCGCCGCCGAGCTGCTGCACGCGCTGGCTGTCGCGCACGGCCACGGCGCGCGCACTCCAACAGCAGCTGCGCGGCCCACCTCCCGGCTTCGCCAACGGCACTGCCGCGCCCTGCTCCCTGGCCGCGGCCTTCCCTGCCTCCCTGGCCGCGCGGCGGGTGAGCGAGGCTGTGCCGTGCGCGTGGCAGGCTCCCGCGGCGCCTCTTCCCGCGCCGCAGCCCCTCTTCTGGAGCCGCCCGTCGgggctccccctcccctgcagCCACCCGCCGGGGCGGCCCCTCACCTGCAGCTGCGCCTCCCTTCCCTGGGCGCGTCGCCACTGCGGGGCGGCCTACTCCCCTCCACCTTCGCGGCTCCTGTCCCCTCCTACGGGCTGGGCATGCCCCCCGCGGACGCGCCGCACGCTACCGCGACATGGGCcactgccgtcgccgccgcgagcgTCGCGGGCGCGCCGGCACAGGTCGTCCCCGCTGTAGCTCCGCCGGCTCTGGGCGCGCCGGCCATGGGCGCTTTTCCCCTCGCGGCCACGGCTCCTCCccctgggccgagcgggggtgGCGGTGACCGCAGTGGTCGCCGTCGGCGGAGGGGGCGTGGTCGTCAGACCGCACCTACACCTCCCGTTGCTCCTGCCGGTGTGCCCTAG